The genomic interval GAGTTCATCAACTTCATCCTCCGCCCCGAAATCTACGCTGAATTCCTGGACAGCTTCGGATTCCCTTCGACAATCCACACCGAAGCCGGAGCCCTGCAAAAAGTACAGCCCTATTACAGCGCGGAGAGCCTGGCAAACTGCGAGTTGAAGGAAGATCTCGGCGCTGATCTCGAACTGTATAACCAGATCTGGCAGAAAATTCGCTTTACCGAATAATCCCCCGCGGATATACTGAGTCCACCCATGAACCCGGACACCGTATATCGATCAATACTTGACCGGATGCCCCAGCTCGTGCTGGCGGCATCCGTTGTTTCTTCGCCCGACGGCGGCATTCACGATTTTCGCATAACATACGTAAACAAAGCGTGGGAAACGCTGACCGGCTCTCTTACGGCCACTGTGGAAAACAAGCTGTTTTCCGAGACTGTGTACGCGAACTCGGGCATAGCCTGGGTCGACGCCGCAGGCCGTCTTTTTTCCGGCAAAACCGATGTGCATAGCGTACAGTTCAGCGAGCTTCTGGAAAAATGGCTCGATTTCCGTTTTACCCTCCTTGACGAACAGACTCTTATGGTTACGATCGACGACGTAACCGAAGCCAGACAGGCTGAAACCCGTTTAAAAGAGCAGAATCTCAGGCTATCCGCCCTGTCTGCCGAATTAGCCGAATCCAAGAAAAATCTGAAAGTTAAACTTGAACGCATCGAAAACCTCAATTCCAATCTTGAACAGATGGCGTTTTTCGACCGGCTCACCGGGCTCCCGAACAGACTCCGGTTCACCGCTGTTCTTACCGCGCAGATTGAAGAGGCGCGGCGAAAGGGCGAGCGCGTCGCGTTGGCGATTCTCGACGTTGACAATCTGAAAACCCTCAACGATTCTCTGGGCCACGAAGCAGGAGACGCCGTTCTTGCCCAGATGGGAGCGAGGCTGAAGGCCTACGAGTGCGATACAATACTCGCAAGCCGGTTCGGAGGCGACGAATTTCTTATAATTTTCCGGGAATTCGAGCACGAAGCGGAAATGCTTCATGTGATAAACGCAATTCGGGAAGACCTTGAAAAAAACTATTCATGGGAAGACGCTCCCCTCCATAGTTCGGTCTCCACCGGGGCGGCGATCTTTCCCGACGACGCCGACACCCTCGAAAACCTGCTGAAATACGCGGACATCGCCATGACGGACGCAAAACGACGGGGCAAAAACACGCTGTCTCTCTTCCATTCGGTCATGCAGGAAAATCTGATGAACCGGCTTAAAATGGAATCGAGAATGACGGACACCCTTGAAAAAGGCCTCTTTCAGGTTTTTTTCCAACCGCAGGTCGATTCCATAACCGGGGATCTTAAAGGATTCGAAGCGCTGGTGCGCTGGTTCGACACCGAACTCGGCTATATAAGCCCGGACAGGTTCATTCCGCTCGCCGAGGAAAGCAAGATCATCATTGCGTTGGGAGACTGGATACTGGATACGGTATGCAGAATACTCGCCTCGTGGAGGTCCGAGCTCGGGTTTACCGGAACGGTTTCCGTCAACATATCCCCCGTTCAGCTGAAATGCCGCGATTTCACGGAAAAGCTGAAAAGAACGCTCGACAAATACGGCATAGATCCGGGAGCCATAGAGATCGAAATCACCGAGGGGATATTGATAGATAATTTCGACCAGGTTATCGAGATTCTCAATGTCATCAAAAAGATGGGCATGAGAATTTCCCTGGACGACTTCGGTACCGGGTATTCATCCCTGAGCTATCTGCAGTTCATCCCGCTCGACACCCTGAAAATCGACAAGTCGTTCATCGCGAATATTACGAGAGACGGCCGAATCGAATACGAAATAACCAATGCGATCGTGACGCTGGTGAACAAGCTCGGTTTGAACACCATCGCGGAAGGCGTTGAAACAAAAGAACAGATGGACGTGATACGGGCGATCAACTGCCGTACCGTTCAGGGGTTTTATACGGGCAAGCCGGCCCCGGCGATCGAATGCGAAAGGCTCATCCGCTCAGGCGGCTACTCAGGCGTTCCCCGATAGCCCCATTTGCCCAGAACAATCAGCTCCGGTCGATACTCGAAGTGCATATTGTCCCACAAATGCCACTTCCCTCCCCACACGAAGCCTTCTTCTTCGAAAATTTCCACGACCGCGTCTGGAGGCATCCACCGGCGGTCCAGAGGTATCAGCATCCATTTTTCGTTCCAATAACTGATCCAGTTCCAATAGATGTTTTTCTGGCCCCAGCCGACGGGAAGAATATCGATGGCGATGCCCCAGCTATGCTGGCTCCTGCGCGTGCTGTCGCGGACTTCGCGCCAGTTGTAGCCTTCTATGCGGGAAATCTGGGAAAGAAAACGCGCAACCTCCGGGTTTGAACCGGCTTCGTCGTTCAATCTCTGTTCTATTCGCTTGAGAGCGGGCACGAGCGAGCGGTGAACAGAGACGCGGGCGGTGAGCCAGTCGAAACGGGTAATCGATGCTTCTATTTTTCGCCGGGATTCTCCGCCGTACAGAAGTGTGTAAAAAGCGGGATTGAAATCGAGAGCGTTTCTGCGCTGCTCCGCGAGCAGTTCGGCGTTCAGTCTGCCGATGGTTTCTTCGGTGAATCGGGACGGATCAGGGATTTTATCGGGATACAGATAGTCGACGTAGGCCCGCCACTGCGATTCGGTTCCCAGATCCTTCTTTAAAAGAAGCCTCCCCCGCGCCCAATAGAGACGGGTTCCGTCTATCTCCAAAAACCAGTCGCCCTGGACGGAATCGTAATCCACCAGGGATATCCGGTCCGGATACGAGACGAGCAGGGAGCGCAGCACGAGCCAGGGGTCGTCGAATACGCGCTCGGAAGGGTCGGACCATGCGGGAAGGGTCGACGACGGGCTGAACAAAAGCATGCAGAGCAAAAGAAGCGACAGGGCTTTTCGATTCATGGCGAGACTATACACCCGGGAACCGTTAATCCGCAAGACGAGGGGAGAATCACTCCTCCTCCCGGCAGCCTTCGAGGCGCTTGAGCCGCTGTTCGTCAAGACGAACGGAGAGATTCTTTTCATTCGACGGAAGAACCGTTCCCCGGGGAGCGCCTTTCGCGCGGCGAAGATATTTCACTCTGGTGTAGTACAGATCGGCCGATCCGGCCTTCCTGCCCTTCGAATAAAAAAGAGCGAGGGTTCCCGCGTCGATCATAATTTCCAGGGGAAAGGTTTTACCGGGCCGGTTTTTGATGAACACGTAGCCGCCAGGCCAATCCCGCGTGTGAAGCCACAGATCGAAACCCTTTACATGGCGGCGCAGCAATTCGTCGTTTTCAGCCGCGGTGCGGCCGACAAGAATGGTCCAGCCGTCCACCGTAAAGCACAAGCCGGGATATTTCTTTTCGATCTGCTGCCGGGGGCGGTTTTGTTTGCGGAGGGCTTTTTGGATGATGAGCGGATTCGGTTCGGATTCGAGGGAAGCAAGTTCGGAGGCAAGAGCTTCCAGGGTTCTCCTGCTCGACGCGATGTCCTCTTCGAGATTTGCAAGGCCGGACACCGCTTTCCGGTATTTTTCATAATAGCGCGCGGCGTTATCCTGCGGCTTGAGCAAAGGATCGAGGGGGATGAGCACGACGCCGCCGGTCTCCCAATCGGCAACCTCGATCGTGTCCATTCCCTGCTTGATAGCCCACAGATTCGCGGTCAAAAGATCGCCCTGTTTTCTCCAGCGATCCGCGTGCAGGAATTCCTCGCGTTTTTTTTCAAGGCGGACCAAGGCGGTCTTGATTCTGACGGAGCGGGTATCGAAGCGGCGTCGCGCTTCTTCTATCAAGGCTTCCCGCGACAGGGTTTGAGCGTGTTCGGCGTACCAGCGGTCTATCTTGTGGTTAAAGGCGCCTTCGCCGGGAAGGTCGCGGACAACCCAAACACGATCCTCCTGCTGTTTAGGCTGAGGGGGCTCGGGAGTCCAGCTTTCGCCGGTAATTTCGTTCCGCTTGGGACGGCGATAGAAAACGTCGAGAATCACGCCGGCGGAATCCGTCACGATAATGTTGGCCGCTCCGCTCCAAAGCCTGATGTACATCGAAAAGCGTTCGTCGCCCCGGGACAGGATCATCTCGACGATTCGATTCGAATCGAGCTGCCGGACCGAAACAACCCGGGAGCCGCGCAGGCGGGAACGGCAGAACTCCATGAAACGCAGGGGTTTTTCGCTCTTCGGCACTGCCCGCCGGGTTTCATGGAGGCGGCAGACGCCCGGAGCGAGGCACACCAGAAGCGTTACGGAGACCGCAGGGCTATCGGCGCCGGTAGATTCTCCGCGGGCGCCCTTGTACAGATGGAAAGCGATCGTGTCGAAAGACGGCTGGACAACCGCCTGAAGGAAGGATCCTTCGAGGCGCAATTCTTCGAGAATCAGGTCTATTTCAGCGCAGTTTAAGGACATAGCGGCTCCCACTATACACCGGAAAACCATCTTGCAGTAACCCCGGCCATCAGGCTACACTGGCCTCTATGAAAATCGATCATATACTGGACGAAAGAAAACTGACCGTTTCCTACGAGATATTTCCGCCGAAGCAGGATTCGGCCTTCGACTCCGTTATCGCGTGCGCGGAAGAGCTTGCCGAGCTCGATCCGGATTTCATCAGCGTCACCTACGGAGCAGGCGGCGGTACATCGGCCAATACGGTTAAAATCTGTTCGCATTTACAAAGCAGAGGCGTCACTCCCCTCGCCCATTTAACCTGCCTTTCCTCGACCAAGGACCATGTGCACCGCATAGTCGACGAGCTGAAGGACCAGGGCATAGAAAATATTCTCGCGCTCAGGGGCGACCGCCCGAAGGATCCCGATTTCGTCGCGCCGGGAGATTACCGCTACGCGTCCGATCTGGTGAGCGACCTGAAAACGAGGGGCGAGTTCTGCATCGGAGGAGCGTGCTATCCCGAGGGACACCCCGAAAGCGGACACAAGGACCGGGACCTCGCCAACCTGAAAACAAAGGTCGACGCGGGATGCTCCTTCCTGACGACGCAGATGTTCTTCGACAACAACATGCTGTACAGCTTTCTCTACCGCGCGCAGGCTGCCGGCATCAGGGTTCCCATTCTGGCGGGCATCATGCCGGTCACGAACGGCAACCAGCTCAAGCGGATGATGGAGCTTTCCAACGCCTACCTCCCGCCGAAATTCCTCGCCCTGGTAGACCGCTTCGGGGACAACAATGAAGCAATGAAACAGGCGGGCATCGCCTATGCCACCGAACAAATCATCGATCTGGTGACCAACGGGGTGCGGGGCATCCATATCTACGCCATGAACAAGCCCGACGTGATCCGGCAGATCGTCGGCAACATATCAGCGATTCTCCGGGAGGCGAGATGACCTTCAGGGAGGCGCTGAAAGAGGGATTCGTCTTTTTCGACGGCAGCATGGGAGCCCTTCTCCAGGGCATGCAGGCCGAAGGCCGCTGTCCCGAAGGATGGAAGCTGCCGGAAGAATTGAATTTGAGCAACCCCGACATAATCGAGGCTGTTCACGAGGAATACCTCGCAGCCGGCGCAAACGTCGTACTTACCAACACCTTCGGCGGAACCCGCTGCAAGCTCGACGAAGCAGGGCTCGCGGTCGAAGAGACGGTCTCCGCGGCGGTCGCGGCGGCCAGGAGGGCGGCGGCCAGGCATCCGGGAAGCTTCGTTGCCCTGGACATCGGGCCGACGGGAAAACTCCTCGAGCCGATGGGGACATTCTCCTTCGACGAAGCGTACGAAGCCTTCGCCGAACAGGTTCGAGCAGGAGCCGCGGCAGGCGCGGATCTCGCGCTCATCGAAACGATGAGCGATCCCTACGAAATGAAGGCCGCGATTCTCGCGGTCAAGGAACACAGCGATCTTCCGGTCGTGGCCTCCGCGACCTTTCAAGACAACAACCGGACCCTTTCGGGAGCCGATCCCGCCGCCGTCGCGGCGATGATGGAAGGGCTCGGAGCGGACGCGGTCGGCTTTAATTGCGGCGGCGACCTCGAGCATGCGAGGGAGCTCGCGAGGGAGTTCGTCCGCTGGTCGTCCTTACCGGTATTCATGGAGCCGAACGCCGGGCTCCCGACTGTGGAAAACGGAAGAACCGTATTCAAGGTAGGCCCGGAGGAATTCGCGCAAACCCTTAAACAGGGAGCGATGGACGGAGTCAGGCTGCTCGGCGGCTGCTGCGGAACGACGCCGGCCCACATCGCGGCAATGACGCGCGCCTGCCGCGGTCTCCAGCCTCTTCCCGTTCCGGACAAACGGAACGTGCTCGTTACCTCGTGGAGCGGAGCGCTCGAACTGGGCAAGGGCCCCCTTATAGTGGGAGAGAGAATCAACCCCACCGGCAAGAAAAAATTCAGGGAAGCGCTGCTCGACAACGATATGAACTACGTTCTGAACGAAGGAAAGCGGCAGCTGGACGCGGGAGCGCACATTCTAGACGTTAACGTCGGCCTTCCGGGCATA from Teretinema zuelzerae carries:
- a CDS encoding sensor domain-containing protein → MNPDTVYRSILDRMPQLVLAASVVSSPDGGIHDFRITYVNKAWETLTGSLTATVENKLFSETVYANSGIAWVDAAGRLFSGKTDVHSVQFSELLEKWLDFRFTLLDEQTLMVTIDDVTEARQAETRLKEQNLRLSALSAELAESKKNLKVKLERIENLNSNLEQMAFFDRLTGLPNRLRFTAVLTAQIEEARRKGERVALAILDVDNLKTLNDSLGHEAGDAVLAQMGARLKAYECDTILASRFGGDEFLIIFREFEHEAEMLHVINAIREDLEKNYSWEDAPLHSSVSTGAAIFPDDADTLENLLKYADIAMTDAKRRGKNTLSLFHSVMQENLMNRLKMESRMTDTLEKGLFQVFFQPQVDSITGDLKGFEALVRWFDTELGYISPDRFIPLAEESKIIIALGDWILDTVCRILASWRSELGFTGTVSVNISPVQLKCRDFTEKLKRTLDKYGIDPGAIEIEITEGILIDNFDQVIEILNVIKKMGMRISLDDFGTGYSSLSYLQFIPLDTLKIDKSFIANITRDGRIEYEITNAIVTLVNKLGLNTIAEGVETKEQMDVIRAINCRTVQGFYTGKPAPAIECERLIRSGGYSGVPR
- a CDS encoding M15 family metallopeptidase — its product is MNRKALSLLLLCMLLFSPSSTLPAWSDPSERVFDDPWLVLRSLLVSYPDRISLVDYDSVQGDWFLEIDGTRLYWARGRLLLKKDLGTESQWRAYVDYLYPDKIPDPSRFTEETIGRLNAELLAEQRRNALDFNPAFYTLLYGGESRRKIEASITRFDWLTARVSVHRSLVPALKRIEQRLNDEAGSNPEVARFLSQISRIEGYNWREVRDSTRRSQHSWGIAIDILPVGWGQKNIYWNWISYWNEKWMLIPLDRRWMPPDAVVEIFEEEGFVWGGKWHLWDNMHFEYRPELIVLGKWGYRGTPE
- a CDS encoding NFACT RNA binding domain-containing protein; the encoded protein is MSLNCAEIDLILEELRLEGSFLQAVVQPSFDTIAFHLYKGARGESTGADSPAVSVTLLVCLAPGVCRLHETRRAVPKSEKPLRFMEFCRSRLRGSRVVSVRQLDSNRIVEMILSRGDERFSMYIRLWSGAANIIVTDSAGVILDVFYRRPKRNEITGESWTPEPPQPKQQEDRVWVVRDLPGEGAFNHKIDRWYAEHAQTLSREALIEEARRRFDTRSVRIKTALVRLEKKREEFLHADRWRKQGDLLTANLWAIKQGMDTIEVADWETGGVVLIPLDPLLKPQDNAARYYEKYRKAVSGLANLEEDIASSRRTLEALASELASLESEPNPLIIQKALRKQNRPRQQIEKKYPGLCFTVDGWTILVGRTAAENDELLRRHVKGFDLWLHTRDWPGGYVFIKNRPGKTFPLEIMIDAGTLALFYSKGRKAGSADLYYTRVKYLRRAKGAPRGTVLPSNEKNLSVRLDEQRLKRLEGCREEE
- the metF gene encoding methylenetetrahydrofolate reductase [NAD(P)H], with product MKIDHILDERKLTVSYEIFPPKQDSAFDSVIACAEELAELDPDFISVTYGAGGGTSANTVKICSHLQSRGVTPLAHLTCLSSTKDHVHRIVDELKDQGIENILALRGDRPKDPDFVAPGDYRYASDLVSDLKTRGEFCIGGACYPEGHPESGHKDRDLANLKTKVDAGCSFLTTQMFFDNNMLYSFLYRAQAAGIRVPILAGIMPVTNGNQLKRMMELSNAYLPPKFLALVDRFGDNNEAMKQAGIAYATEQIIDLVTNGVRGIHIYAMNKPDVIRQIVGNISAILREAR